The Glandiceps talaboti chromosome 1, keGlaTala1.1, whole genome shotgun sequence genome has a segment encoding these proteins:
- the LOC144437111 gene encoding twinfilin-2-like isoform X1 — protein MSHQTGITISKDLQDFFAKSKDGSQRVIKVIIENEELVLKANAEVEGTWEDDFNKLVKPMIEDKQACYILYRLDTVNNLGYEWIMLFYVPDNAVVRDKMLYAGTKATLKMQFGGGHFKDDYSGNVPDDATYEGYLKHVESQNAPPPLTYAEEEIKMMNAQEAGARNIGINTRQQTMQGVSFQISSDAMAALTTFKRKEVNYVQLSIDVKAETIELETSQAVNLPDIPSMVPEDHPRYHLYLFKHTHEGDYMELAVFIYTMPGYKCSIKERMLYSSCKAGALQVIENDLGIEIAKKIEVDDAKELTEEYLNDQVHPKTTIVREKFAKPKGPPGRGAKRLTKPKE, from the exons AGGAACTTGTGCTCAAAGCAAATGCTGAAGTAGAAGGGACATGGGAAGATG ATTTCAACAAACTTGTTAAGCCAATGATAGAGGATAAACAAGCCTGTTATATTCTATACAGACTAGACACTGTCAACAATCTGGGCTACGAATggattatgttattttatgtacCAGATAATGCAGTG gtaAGGGATAAAATGTTGTATGCTGGTACTAAAGCTACCTTAAAAATGCAATTTGGCGGCGGACACTTTAAAGATGATTATTCTGGAAATGTACCG GATGATGCAACATATGAAGGGTACTTAAAACATGTCGAGTCACAGAATGCCCCTCCACCTCTGACCTACGCAGAAGAGGAAATAAAAATGATGAATGCCCAAGAGGCAGGTGCACGGAATATTGGTATCAACACTAGACAGCAAACCATGCAGGGTGTGAGTTTTCAGATTTCTAGTGATGCAATGGCAGCCTTGACAACGTTCAAAAGGAAAGAAGTAAACTATGTACAGCTG AGTATCGACGTAAAGGCAGAAACAATTGAACTAGAGACATCACAGGCTGTCAATTTACCAGATATCCCAAGCATGGTACCTGAAGATCACCCCAGATATCATCTATATTTATTCAAACATACACATGAAGGTGACTACATGGAATTAGCAG TATTTATTTACACTATGCCTGGCTACAAGTGTTCCATCAAAGAAAGAATGCTGTACTCCAGTTGCAAAGCAGGAGCTTtgcaagtcattgaaaatgacctTGGCATAGAAATTGCAAAAaag attGAAGTTGATGATGCGAAGGAATTAACAGAAGAATATTTAAATGATCAAGTTCACCCCAAAACCACGATTGTCAGAGAGAAATTTGCCAAACCGAAAGGACCACCTGGAAGAGGTGCTAAACGATTGACAAAACcaaaagaataa
- the LOC144437111 gene encoding twinfilin-2-like isoform X2, translating into MSHQTGITISKDLQDFFAKSKDGSQRVIKVIIENEELVLKANAEVEGTWEDDFNKLVKPMIEDKQACYILYRLDTVNNLGYEWIMLFYVPDNAVVRDKMLYAGTKATLKMQFGGGHFKDDYSGNVPDDATYEGYLKHVESQNAPPPLTYAEEEIKMMNAQEAGARNIGINTRQQTMQGVSFQISSDAMAALTTFKRKEVNYVQLSIDVKAETIELETSQAVNLPDIPSMVPEDHPRYHLYLFKHTHEGDYMELAVFIYTMPGYKCSIKERMLYSSCKAGALQVIENDLGIEIAKKIEVDDAKELTEEYLNDQVHPKTTIVREKFAKPKGPPGRGKKSCILL; encoded by the exons AGGAACTTGTGCTCAAAGCAAATGCTGAAGTAGAAGGGACATGGGAAGATG ATTTCAACAAACTTGTTAAGCCAATGATAGAGGATAAACAAGCCTGTTATATTCTATACAGACTAGACACTGTCAACAATCTGGGCTACGAATggattatgttattttatgtacCAGATAATGCAGTG gtaAGGGATAAAATGTTGTATGCTGGTACTAAAGCTACCTTAAAAATGCAATTTGGCGGCGGACACTTTAAAGATGATTATTCTGGAAATGTACCG GATGATGCAACATATGAAGGGTACTTAAAACATGTCGAGTCACAGAATGCCCCTCCACCTCTGACCTACGCAGAAGAGGAAATAAAAATGATGAATGCCCAAGAGGCAGGTGCACGGAATATTGGTATCAACACTAGACAGCAAACCATGCAGGGTGTGAGTTTTCAGATTTCTAGTGATGCAATGGCAGCCTTGACAACGTTCAAAAGGAAAGAAGTAAACTATGTACAGCTG AGTATCGACGTAAAGGCAGAAACAATTGAACTAGAGACATCACAGGCTGTCAATTTACCAGATATCCCAAGCATGGTACCTGAAGATCACCCCAGATATCATCTATATTTATTCAAACATACACATGAAGGTGACTACATGGAATTAGCAG TATTTATTTACACTATGCCTGGCTACAAGTGTTCCATCAAAGAAAGAATGCTGTACTCCAGTTGCAAAGCAGGAGCTTtgcaagtcattgaaaatgacctTGGCATAGAAATTGCAAAAaag attGAAGTTGATGATGCGAAGGAATTAACAGAAGAATATTTAAATGATCAAGTTCACCCCAAAACCACGATTGTCAGAGAGAAATTTGCCAAACCGAAAGGACCACCTGGAAGAG GCAAAAAATCTTGTATTTTACTCTGA
- the LOC144440882 gene encoding complex I assembly factor TIMMDC1, mitochondrial-like: MSPSIHPNEKELNQSTGALQDLNSDHKTEKVEDGWPAVKQLFKGRETGWLSEELKQVCRYGIGAFFLGFVYGGMPASKWLRQRYIDKSQAETYEHRVYAIRDSHNAGIRGLIRYGWRWGWRVAALTTVFQGCNVIIAVYRNKVDVFNYVAAAGVAGSMYKIPLGPRGMFAGGILGSVLGIPVGLSIVSLQMLTGENILEQFRRERRERIEMHEEEVTMGREYVETAVVIVEKELIESETLLKESQSKTES; encoded by the exons ATGTCTCCATCGATACATCCAAATGAGAAAGAACTTAACCAAAGCACCGGAGCCTTGCAAGACTTAAATAGTGATCACAAAACTGAGAAGGTAGAAGATGGCTGGCCTGCAGTGAAACAATTATTCAAGGGAAG AGAAACTGGCTGGTTATCTGAAGAATTAAAACAAGTATGTCGATATGGAATCGGAGCTTTTTTTCTTGGGTTTGTGTATGGTGGGATGCCAGCGTCAAAGTGGCTTAGACAGCGATACATTGATAAAAGTCAAGCAGAAACGTATGAACACAGAGTGTATGCTATT AGAGATTCCCACAATGCAGGAATACGAGGACTAATCCGTTATGGGTGGCGATGGGGATGGAGAGTTGCTGCACTGACCACAGTTTTTCA GGGATGCAACGTAATCATTGCAGTCTATCGTAATAAAGTAGATGTATTCAACTATGTTGCTGCTGCAG GAGTTGCAGGTAGTATGTATAAAATTCCATTAGGTCCTAGAGGTATGTTTGCTGGCGGTATCTTGGGCTCTGTACTTGG AATTCCAGTAGGTCTATCAATAGTGTCCTTACAGATGCTAACAGGAGAAAATATACTGGAACAGTTTAGACGAGAAAGAAGAGAACGAATTGAAATGCATGAAGAAGAAGT AACAATGGGAAGAGAATATGTTGAAACGGCTGTTGTGATTGTAGAGAAAGAATTGATAGAATCAGAGACACTTTTGAAGGAATCTCAGTCAAAAACAGAGAGTTGA
- the LOC144441431 gene encoding large ribosomal subunit protein mL46-like, whose protein sequence is MWKATKPLALTTFRVLQRNWKPCRTCQLNQLSKQYCTEGRKSWKLMGAVCLERYPVITQDLTPTEQKYQDFLDELELENSVLSDHEVQLIQDSARLARLQSADYNEEEDEDPSSVLTAADREDMATEELSQFTPASRVTEADQKNDTKSLERKLAEKLYLLVKCKVGSDSVWMMPQGQWQDGESMRQTAERVLSDYFGSSIKAKIFGNAPHGFHKYKFPNESSEKDFGAKVFFYRARLHAGDVALSGGTTEDHVWVTSQELQQYLAPKYNKSIEKFLLE, encoded by the exons ATGTGGAAAGCTACGAAACCTTTAGCACTTACAACTTTTAGAG TCTTACAGAGGAATTGGAAGCCATGTAGGACATGCCAACTGAATCAACTGTCTAAACAGTATTGCACTGAAGGTAGAAAGTCATGGAAGTTGATGGGTGCAGTGTGTCTTGAAAGGTATCCTGTAATTACTCAAGACTTGACGCCTACAGAACAGAAATATCAAGATTTCTTGGATGAATTAGAACTAGAGAACAGTGTCCTGTCTGACCATGAAGTCCAACTTATACAAGACAG TGCTAGATTAGCTCGTTTGCAGAGTGCAGATTATAATGAGGAAGAGGATGAGGATCCATCATCTGTGTTGACTGCAGCTGACAGAGAAGACATGGCCACAGAGGAACTTAGTCAATTTACCCCTGCTAGTAGAGTTACAG AAGCTGATCAAAAGAATGATACCAAGTCATTAGAGAGAAAGTTAGCCGAGAAATTATACCTCTTAGTGAAATGTAAAGTAGGAAGTGACAGTGTTTGGATGATGCCACAAGGTCAATGGCAAGACGGAGAGTCAATGAGACAG ACTGCAGAGAGGGTATTATCTGATTATTTTGGCAGTTCTATCAAAGCTAAAATTTTTGGCAATGCTCCACATGGGTTTCACAAATATAAATTTCCAAATGAATCAAGTGAGAAAGATTTTGGAGCAAAG GTATTTTTCTACCGAGCAAGACTTCATGCCGGTGATGTAGCATTATCAGGTGGTACAACAGAGGATCATGTATGGGTAACCAGCCAAGAACTACAACAATATTTGGCaccaaaatacaacaaatccaTTGAGAAGTTTCTCCTGGAATAG